In the genome of Ancylomarina subtilis, one region contains:
- the pepE gene encoding dipeptidase PepE, which produces MRLLLISNSTNPGEEYLDYPKNNIKEFLGSKPVKALFIPYAGVTVSFDDYEAKVKHRFNEIGHDIVSIHHFEDPIKAVEDAEAIVVGGGSTWNLLHMVHKFNLTDAIRNKVINDKVPYIGWSAGSNLTCPTIKTTNDMPIIDPLGFEALNLIPFQINPHYLDKNPEGHGGETREDRINEFLVLNPDMYVAGLREATMFLVEDGKISLIGDRACRIFKNGSEPYELKATDDFNFLM; this is translated from the coding sequence ATGAGACTTCTTTTAATTAGTAACTCAACCAATCCTGGTGAAGAATATTTAGATTACCCCAAGAATAATATCAAAGAATTTTTAGGGAGTAAACCCGTAAAAGCTCTATTCATTCCTTATGCGGGCGTTACCGTTTCATTCGATGACTATGAGGCTAAAGTAAAGCATAGATTTAACGAAATCGGACATGATATTGTATCGATTCATCATTTCGAAGATCCGATAAAAGCCGTAGAGGACGCTGAAGCAATTGTTGTGGGTGGTGGAAGTACCTGGAACCTATTACACATGGTTCATAAATTTAACTTAACCGATGCTATTCGCAACAAAGTTATAAATGATAAAGTGCCGTATATTGGATGGAGTGCAGGTTCAAATCTAACTTGTCCAACCATTAAGACCACCAACGATATGCCAATTATCGATCCTCTGGGATTTGAGGCATTAAACCTGATTCCTTTCCAAATCAATCCTCATTATCTGGATAAAAACCCTGAAGGACATGGCGGAGAAACTCGCGAAGACCGAATCAATGAATTTCTGGTTCTTAATCCTGATATGTATGTGGCAGGTTTGCGTGAAGCAACCATGTTTTTGGTTGAGGATGGCAAAATCAGTTTAATTGGAGATAGAGCCTGTCGCATTTTCAAAAATGGTTCAGAACCCTATGAACTAAAA